atggtatccTTGATATGTATCGAGCATGCAGATGAGCTCTCAGCTCACCGTCGattccaccatctgatcgatcttAGGCAacagatagaagtccttcgggcatgtcTTGTTCAAGTCGAGAAAGTCGGTGCAGACCTGCCATTTGTTGCCCGGAATGGAGACTAACACAACGTTGgcaagccaactcgggaattggacttcctTGATATGACCGACCTCCAGTAGCTTCTctatctccgctcggatgatcacgTTTTGTTCTGCGCTAAAATCCCTTTTCCGTTGTTTGACCGGTCGAGCgttcggtcggacgtgaagcgCGTGTTGAGCCACGTTCGGGAAGATGTTAGGCAGCTCATGTGTTGGCCAGGTGAACACGTCGTGATTCTGCCTGAGGCAGGCGATCGGCTATGCCTTTTTCTCCTTCATGTCGGCGGCGACGAAGGTCGTGGCTTCTGATCGGCTCTGgtggatctggacctcctccttttcttcatatactaAAGTGGGAGGTTTTTCGGTGATATCATTACCTCTCGCCGTGGAGTCTTCCGAGCGGCTTtggcctcggtcttgaccatctccacataacgGTGCCGAGCGTCCAGTTGGTCGCCCTTGACCTTGCCCACCTGGTCGTCCattgggaactttatcttctgacaATAAATTGACAATACTGCCCAGGACTCGTTAAGGGTCAGTCGACCTAAGATTGCGTTGTACGCTGATGGtgcatccaccactatgaagttgTTGGTCTGGGTCCTCCTTAATGGCTCTTCTTCCAGTAAGATGGCCAACCTTGCTTGGCGATCGACAAAACTTTGTTGCCTGTGAAGCCGTAAACTTTGTTGCCATGGGCGTCAGCTTGCTTCGATCAATCtgtagctgatcgaacgccttcttgaaaatgatgttcaccgaacttcTCGTGTCGACGAAGGTCCGGTGAATGGTGTAGCTGGCGATCACTGCTCGGATGATTAAAGCATCGTCATGAGGGAACTCGATCCCCTCAAGATCGCTAGGGTCGAAGCTGACCTGAGGCCCTTCAGCCCTCTCCTTACTGCACCCCACGACATGGATCTGCAACTGTCGAATGTATGACTTCCGAGCTTGGTTGGAGTCACCGCCAGTTGGTCTACCGGCTATCATGCCTTTCTCTCCCCGAGAAGCGTTGTTCATGTTTTCCTCTTCCTGGGCGGAGGACCTATTTCGCTCGGTCGGGATCCTGGAGGGATCAGTTTCCTCCCTTTGATGATGGTGATGGCGCTCGTGCTCGCTTCTTTCTTCCTCTCGCCGCCCGATCGATCAGTGTCGATCTCGTCGATAAGGGGATGGGGAGCGGCGACGATATCCTCTgggggtcggtcggctgacgatCAGTGTCATTTCTCGGCAGTCCCGCGTGTTGTGCGGTGCCGACTGGTGGAATGAACAAAATATAGACGTCCATACGTTATCCTTCGACGCCTTAGGCCGACCGGACGCCACATGTTGTACGACATGTGCCCTGGTCTTTGGGTGCGGTCATGCTCcttcagccctcgaccccttAGGTGGCAGATGGCTACTAGCCGGTCGACGCTCTGTCGGCGCCGAATGCTCGGTCGGTGCCTCCTTTCTTCTGGCCGTctggcttcttccacattgatgtactcgttggccttcttgagcatgtaGTCGAAGTCCCTCGACGGCTTCTTGATGAGTTACCGGAAAAAATCTCCCTCGGCGAGCCCatgggtgaaggcattcatcatggtttcggaCAAAACCGAGGGGATGTCCAAGGCCATTTGGTTGAAGCGTTGAATATACGCTCAGAGCACTTtcttgggcccttgcttcaggGCGAAGAGGCTGATGTTTAtcttctgatagcgtcggctgctggTGAAGTGGTGCTGGAAGGcggctcggaagtctttgaagctgcaTATCGAGCCGTCCGGCAGTCTTCTGAATCAGCGTTGTGCCAATCCGGAGAGAGTCGTGAGAAAGACTCTGCACTTCACCTCGTCCTTGTACTGGTGTAGCGTAGCCTCGTTGtcgaaccgatccagatgatcatctgggtcggtcgaCTCGTTGTGCGTCCCAATTGCCAACGGGGTGTAATGTCGGGGTAAAGGGTCTTGTAGgatctcctctgagaactgcTTGTTGATCCATTCGGGAGACGCGACACTTATGGGCGCTTTATCTTTCTGCGCATCCCGAACGAGCGCAACGTCTGAAGATGATCTCCGCTCCTAATGCGtttgggctatctccgagggggtttggaacagagCTCTATGGAAGGGGATCAGCGCGGGCGACACTTCCCCCTAGGTGTCGGTCAGTTTTCAATTCTGCCCCCATACGGAGAGTTGCTCCGTTCGGTCTTCTTGCCCCGCTCGCTTATCGGTCGCCAATGTTGCAGGCTGCGGTGCTAGCCAATTGTGTTGTTGCTCTATTATTTTTGTTATTCGTGCTTGCACGAGCATCTCCAGCTCCTCCTGAGTGAGTGTCATGGTGGTTagtcgtccagcgtcttccatcttctcggctcggattcaggtgacgTTCCCGCAGAtagcgccaaatatgatcctatccgaaagttgatgagatggatgctggggatgtggcgctcttgCTGACCTCTTGTGGTTTTCGCTCCCGCCTGCAATACAAGCAGCGTCAGTCCCGAGACAGGGAAGAGGACCCTGATGATGACCCTCCAACgttcaagtcagtctccgacgaAGTAAGAAGAAACtgttggagtaatcccaatggtccgtggaaccatgtgttttggtgtttgggcaaaggttttaaattaggttcacccttgttatttgatatgtgtatatgagtgtgtaggtatgcaggatacacatgtgactcaggttaatGGCTTCggatccggtgaaggatggagcatccgagggaccgtggacaaggcagcgaggacaagggccgagggaagcgacttcgaggcatacgcgaaggatgacattggggacgagccgcgggcttgaatgcatccgagggacgagagtcaaaggaagtaggcttgaaagcaagaggtcaaggctgcaaagaagcgtcaagtgagtcgtaagggtgagggtacgagtgcatgagagattatactcggagtaaaatcctagcattagggttttactgtagcgttactgtaacaGTCGACTGCATGCTTTAACAGTCGACTGGGatcgaacagaatgcttctgtttgttcGGTGAGTGTGgaacagtcgactgctagttttagcagtcgactagtatcgagccgttgggatgtaacggtcgaattttcacagagggcagtcgactgcatgttttggcagtcgactgataggcggggttttcaacccgcgggctatataaccaaagcttgggagcttggttagagctgacgaaattagtggtggtaaactctaattagtagtctactagtctcaaaagtcttggttggtgttgtggtgaggtttctccacccacaaggagtgacttgagatagccggagtttgtcggtggctaatccaccgacggatagggatcgcccacctcaaggacacgccgtggagtaggagcaagcaatctccgaaccacgttaaatgatcgtgtagcttggtttgatttcttttttgtctttagctttctttgtGTTCATATtaatttgtatttccgctgcgcaaactaacaagtgtaggaagtgagtATTTGGGAGTGCTGTCTATCTAACTCCCCTTCAAGTCGACCATCGATCCCCTACAGAAGCAAGAACTGTAGCGCAATAGTAGAAATCGCATGTaaaacatacctccgtcgatacTTGAACCCCTTTTATTTAGAGTTCTGGAAGCgcacgtgcacgcttcccaagacaAGCATGCATCTCAAAACTTTCCGTGAAAAGATGTGTCAGTAAATTgttcctgacacagtaccttaacgtgCCGAGTATATCTCTGAAGTAACTGTGGAAGCTTCTGTTGTACGATCTTCTGTTTGACCATACCACCTGTCAGCGACACTAGCTCCTAAAAAGATGTCCAAAGATATCCTACTATGTCTGTTGCTTGGTCGAGCGGAATGGTCGTCCGGCCAGAATTCTGCCTCTCGCGTTGTCTGCTGTCACGCCGAGCGGGATAACGCTCGATTGAAAGTCCCCTGTCCAAGTGTCGTTCgttactaggccgagcgggatTGTCATTCAGCCGGAAGCCCACTATCCACATGCTTTATTGCTTGGCCTAACGGGATAACCGCTCGACGCACAATTCACTGTCCGCATGCTCGGCTAATGTCAAGCATGTTGCTAGGTCGAACGAAGAAATCGCTCAGCTCAACTTCTACGCGTCCCTTAAACGTCGATTTGATTACTCTGTGTTGAAGACGATAGGTCGATGTTTAACCCGCGATCGAAATATATCACACCCGACCGACCAAGGCCGTCCAACCAATGATCATCTTAATTTTGATCTCCTTTAATCTTTACCATGACAACAAAATAGAAtccctcatcatcaccgcatcaggtATATTAGAAGATCACAAGATTGTTTTCGCTCAAGAATCATCGACCTAAAGTGCAATATTAAATAAATGTTGAACAATTATTAAAAAATGATTTAAGGAATTCCAAAACTACCATCGCAgcataagtttttcaaacacccAAGAGTATAATTATTACACCACTAACCAAAGATGGAAATGGTTTTCAGTGAACGACTCACTGCCTAAGGAGTGATCAAATGGAACCTCCAGTCTCAAAAATTATGTCGGATACAAATTAGAAGCCTACATCTTCGCTTCCTGGTACTCCGCCTCAGGAGTCTGGTCTCCAGCCGAACCAGAAGATCCACCAGAAGACCCTCCTCCCCCGCCGCCTTGTTGCATGTGTTGCCCGATCTTGGAGACTGCTTTGTTTGCTGCATCAAGTTTCTCCTTGATCTTGTCCACGTTGTCGTCACCCATAGCAGACTTCAAATCGGCAACTGAGTCTTCAATCTCTTTTGCGACTTCAGCGGGAATCTTGCTTCTGAACTCGCTGAGACTCTTCTCGATACTGTAGATTGTAGTATCTGCTGTGTTTCTGATATCGATCAAGGCCTTCCTTTCCTGGTCCTTTTGTGCATGGATTTCTGCTTCTCTTACCATCTTCTCTATCTCTGATTCAGATAGCCCACCTGAAGACCTTATCGTTATTTCTTGCTCTTTGTTGGTTGCCTTGTCCTTAGCCGATACCTTCACAATGCCATTTGCATCGATGTCAAAGGTGACTTCAATTTGAGGCATGCCTCTAGGGGCAGGAGGAATTCCAGTTAACTCAAACTCTCCGAGAAGCTTGTTGTCTGCCGCCATCTCCCTCTCGCCCTGCAATACGCGGATCCCGACTTGGGTTTGATTATCAGCTGCAGTAGAAAAGGATTGACTTTTCTTTGTAGGAATGGTTGTGTTTCTGTTGATGAGCCTGGTAAATATCCCTCCGAGGGTCTCGATACCAAGGGAGAGAGGGGTGACGTCGAGCAGCAGGAGCTCTTTAACATCACCTCTTAAAATCCCTCCTTGTATGGCGGCTCCCATTGCCACAGCCTCATCAGGGTTCACACCCTTGCTAGGTGCCTTCCCGAATATTTGGTTGACAATTTCCTGAACCTTTGGAACCCTTGTCATTCCACCGACCAAAAGCACCTCATCAACTTCTTTAACAGAGATGCCTGCATCTCTCACACAATTGATGCAAGGGCTGCGAGTTCTCTCAATAAGCTGGCCGACAAGAGATTCAAACTTCGATCTGGTCAATGTAATGTTGAAGTGCTTTGCTCCTGAAGCATCAGCAGTAATAAATGGAAGGTTTATCTCCGTTTGCATGGTCGATGAGAGTTCTACTTTTGCCTTTTCAGCTGCTTCTCTCAACCTTTGTAACGCTAATTTGTCTTTGGATAAATCGATGTTATCTGTTCTTTTGAATTCATCAACTAGATAGTTCAGCAGTGCACTATCAAAGTCTTCACCGCCAAGGAATGTGTCCCCATTGGTAGCCTTAACCTGAAGAtggaaaatcacataaaaaagaTTGCAACAAAGAACATACTAGAAACCAGAGAAACATGTTAGAGAACAAACCTCAAACACCCCGTTAGAAATTTCCAAGATGGATACATCAAAAGTTCCACCACCCAGGTCAAAGACAGCAATCAAACCTTCCTTGTCATTCATTCCGTATGAAAGTGCAGCCGCAGTTGGTTCATTGATAATTCTCAGAACTTCGAGGCCTGCAATTCTCCCTGCATCCTTTGTGGCTTGGCGTTGTGCATCATTGAAATAAGCAGGGACAGTGATGACTGCCTTTGAGACAGATTTACCGAGATAAGCCTCTGCTGTTTCCTTCATCTTGGTGAGGACAAATGCACCAATCTGGCTCGGCGAATATTGCTGACCATTCATCTCCACCCACGCATCTCCACTAGGTGCCTTGACAATTTTATAGGGAACCATCTTTAGTTCCTTTTGAGTCTGGGGGTCGTCAAACCTTCTCCCAATCAGTCTTTTAGTGCCAAATAAGGTGTTTGTTGGATTCGTCACAGCTTGTCGCTTCGCGGGAGTACCCACCAAAAGCTCACCCTTCGGATTGAAGGAAACAACAGATGGAGTAGTCCTTGCACCTTCTGCATTCTCAATCACCTTTGGTGTCTGATTCAACCAACCAAGATAGAAACATTAGAAAAGCTAGTGGCACACAAAGACTCAGGCTTAACTGCTTAAACAAATCAAAAAGGCTTTGTAAAGAATAGGAAGCATAATATGCACCTTCCCCTCCATGACCGACACACATGAATTGGTAGTGCCCAAATCAATCCCAATAACATCAGCACTTGCAGGCTTTGAGCTGCTTACAATCAAACATTTCAGAACTTCCATCAGAAAATATTACATCAATGCTCTTGCAGCATTCAGATACTAAATAGATAAAGTGAGAGCTGAGGTCAAAGTACTACCTGAACGCTCTTGCAGCAGTGGTCCATCTTTGAGACAAAGAAGACATGCCATAGGATGCTTTTAGAAAACTGGAAGCCTGGATATACAGAaaccaaaaaataatataaagatGCGTTGAGCTTTAACATAAATAGGTTGAAAACCAaattcatatactaaagatttcatGCTGAAGCAAGATAAAATTAAGCAAACACCATAAAACTGGACCAGTTTAATCTGTCAGTACAAAACCTTCATCATCTACGTCCAGACCATCAACCATACCTCTAGATAATCAAAAAGAAGGGAGAATTCTAAGATTTTTATATCTACCAAAAAATCGGGCACTTGCCGCATGAAAATCCAGTCTTATACACCATAATCAATATGACTATACCAGATAAACAAACGCACTGGTACTTTTTTTGTTCGAAGAAAAACGCCAGTTCGGACCAAGAAATTCTAGATCAAACGAAAAAGATGTACAGTTTGCCCAATCGGAAGGTAAAGTTGGAAACCTGCGGCAGTGCGGAGGAGACGGCCGAAGTGAAGGCCCTCGATCTAGACATCCTCGAGAGAAGCACGGAGCCGTTCGCCATGGAAGGAGAGATGAGGCACGCGGGATCGAGTGCGGCGGCGAGGCGAGCGGTTACGATAAAGCGGGTGAAGCGATAAAACCCTAGATATAGTGGGGGGATGCGGGTCAAACTAAAACCCTAATAAGTCGCGAGGCGGAAGCTTGGAGAAGGGGCAAAGACGAGAAGGTTCTAGAATTGTACACTTAAGTCGGATGCCCTAGAAATCGACCGTTGGATTTTTATTTgggtaaaaaataaattaaactcaaTGTTAAAAAATTGCAGAGGAATTTTAATTAACCATATAATAATTTAGAATATGGGCTCTATTTCACCCAGGCCCAAATGCACGTTGACGGGCCTTTTAAACTGGGCTAGTGGGCCATTCACCTGAGCCATAATCCGATCTGTAAAATCCGAATGCTTTTTCGCTTTTCACCCCTCCATGTTTGACGAATTTGAGTAAAGGGTTGCAATAATGAATATACGAGACAATATCATCTTAGAGATTAGTTTCACCCTATGACTAAACCATAGGAGTTCATTGTCAACTTACAAAGTCATGATTCGCGTTGCCATCTTGATTACATTATCAAATAAGTTTACCGTTCGATTTCGTTGTAGacctttttttttatgaatttaagAGTCTAAGGTTCACTTGACTAATCTTAAGATAGACTGACTCTCATTCATCTGTTAAGTAAATTTGAAACATAATTTATGTACACTCAGAAGTCAACCTCTAAAATATTATGCAATTTGAGTTTCAAATCCTAATCCTTTGAGCATTTCACCATTGTACATTTGTCTATATCCATAGAAGTATGTTGACCCTTCTCTTTTGCGTAGAGTCTTTCGTCGGATATAATAAAACTCAAAATTTCTTAACTAACAAATCTTCGCGAAACAAACAaacacttaaactttaaaaacaagTGTTGAGAGTAGAATTCAATGTGAATTGAGTAGTTAGTACTTATAATGGTACCAAAATGCTGGTCACAACTGTAATGTACAACTAACCCTAACTCTTACTTGAGCATCAACTTTAATTACTTGATGTGATGTGTATCTAACCAATGGCTGGCAACATAATtatctaattaaataatttaaccaTCTCTGGAATATAAAAATCCCTGTCTCCATCTGCCAACTCTGATGATGAACTTGCTCAACTCACAAACCCTAAAACACTGAAATTAAGAACAGTAAGAACAGTCTGAAACCCTAAAACACAGTGTTCTTTTCAAGCATGAGCTGTTATGCTGATACATAAATTCAGCACAAAAGAGTACAAAAACAAGATAAAGTTTGAGTGATGATGATGGATCTTAGACACACCACATGGTGGTTGACACTTCACTTTCTATGGTTCAAtcacattgaaaatatttttgtctcgTGGCTAACACCGTAAGGTTTCTAAACCATGAATATTACTtcggaaagattcaaagaattGTTCAACCTTGTTCATTTAATTGACTTTACTCATCAAGCCTAATACCAAGTTTGTTTATGaacgtttgattcatttacaacctCTATTGATGAAATTGAAAACGATGAAAATTGTAAATCGAACCTAAATCGTTAGTCATTGTCGTCTTCACCAGAACAATTTAGAGATCAAAATGAGACACCTTTACGGGCAAGTTGATCTTCGGTAAGAATTAGGACGATGATAGATTGATAGCCATATCTTCTTCCGGACAGAAAGAGCGAAGTTTCGTTACATTAACCCTACGGGGACCATGGAAGCGGGTTAACAGACTTCTATCACAAAATATATATTCATCAATTAGATCTCTTACTTTTATTGGGTTTATCTGCAATTACAATCATAATAGAGAAATAAATACCATCATACATATACACACCTCTATCTCTATGGAACAAGCAGGAATGAATGAACTGAAAAGAAGTGTATCTGTTTAATTAGTTGTTGATTACCTTCATTCTCTTGTGGTAGCCAttaagtaaaatactgagtatttATGTATTTATGGATGCATTAACTTGATTGGTTGAGGCCCAAGTGGTTGAATTCATTGTTCACTTTCCTGTGAGGGAGGGAGAGTCTTGTGGGCTGTGTATCAAAAGTCctcatctctttttggtttttgttttttgtttttttattaacttCTCTGTTTCACCTTTTTGGAATTTAATTTCTCAGTGGGATTTGTATATAAAGGCCACAAAGTGAGAGGAGAGAGTAGCTGAAAGGTGAAGAAGCTGAGAGTTATGAAGAAGTTGTTTCTGCTCCTTCTTCCTTGTTGCTTCTTCCTTGGCCTCACTgcagctgctgctgctgctgacttTGGGGTTCGCTCAGGCTCATGCTCTTCCAAGTTCTTGGGTACGTAgttcttcttattcttctcttTAGAAAGAGTTTTTTCTTTAAGTTTCTGTTTACTCTAAGTGAGaattgaagaagaagaaaagaaatctaAGTGGGAAATTTTTTCTAGAAGAaatggaaaggaaaggaaaagatgagAAAGGAAGGAAATGAAAGGAGAAAGGGAAATTtgaatggccgaccacttaatttTCGTTAAgtgatttaataataataataataataattttataatgGATAAAAAGAATCTAGTCGGTGCCTCCATTTAGAGTGTGCTAAGACAATGAAAAtaaattgttttttattttaaaaaaaaaatataaaatagttGTTTGAACTGTGTTCcaacaaaacaaaaattaaaatatatcattttaataaattatcaaaatttaataCCACTCAAccccaaataatatatatatatatatatatatatatataaataaaggtttCATCACTTTTTTTAACTTATAATGGAGgactaatataaaaataatattaatatgattttaaaattctaatacATCTAGCTAGAGATTTTGAATCTTGATCAAATGGTCCTCCATCAAGTCATTAAGTCATTGCCAACTAGCAATGTTACTATGCTTTTTTTATGCCATCTTAATTGACAAGAGTCCACTAACTCAACAACCACAA
This genomic stretch from Zingiber officinale cultivar Zhangliang chromosome 7A, Zo_v1.1, whole genome shotgun sequence harbors:
- the LOC122002898 gene encoding heat shock 70 kDa protein, mitochondrial-like, translated to MANGSVLLSRMSRSRAFTSAVSSALPQASSFLKASYGMSSLSQRWTTAARAFSSKPASADVIGIDLGTTNSCVSVMEGKTPKVIENAEGARTTPSVVSFNPKGELLVGTPAKRQAVTNPTNTLFGTKRLIGRRFDDPQTQKELKMVPYKIVKAPSGDAWVEMNGQQYSPSQIGAFVLTKMKETAEAYLGKSVSKAVITVPAYFNDAQRQATKDAGRIAGLEVLRIINEPTAAALSYGMNDKEGLIAVFDLGGGTFDVSILEISNGVFEVKATNGDTFLGGEDFDSALLNYLVDEFKRTDNIDLSKDKLALQRLREAAEKAKVELSSTMQTEINLPFITADASGAKHFNITLTRSKFESLVGQLIERTRSPCINCVRDAGISVKEVDEVLLVGGMTRVPKVQEIVNQIFGKAPSKGVNPDEAVAMGAAIQGGILRGDVKELLLLDVTPLSLGIETLGGIFTRLINRNTTIPTKKSQSFSTAADNQTQVGIRVLQGEREMAADNKLLGEFELTGIPPAPRGMPQIEVTFDIDANGIVKVSAKDKATNKEQEITIRSSGGLSESEIEKMVREAEIHAQKDQERKALIDIRNTADTTIYSIEKSLSEFRSKIPAEVAKEIEDSVADLKSAMGDDNVDKIKEKLDAANKAVSKIGQHMQQGGGGGGSSGGSSGSAGDQTPEAEYQEAKM